The following coding sequences lie in one Cloeon dipterum chromosome 1, ieCloDipt1.1, whole genome shotgun sequence genomic window:
- the LOC135948518 gene encoding uncharacterized protein LOC135948518, whose translation MICLNRAFRFASRMVFRVHQESTKFKQPLKVFSTAVLATIPLATPIFCSNQEENMPNNSGLEELKLPEENELSLRKMLKHSSYNTVDSALQILLLTSAAISEASQKYRECVGNEVIVLNQELEVRSLELNDLSIALRVEAKEADSRLQDLVLLMQFVEKLVDAAAEVSFLTGAEQHSFALSNAAHEAKRQIAEELEKNKEAETELRGLQAKVIRKTETEETKETEITIPDPIDKQGQHIMHNNF comes from the exons atgatTTGTCTCAACAGAGCATTTAGATTTGCGTCGAGAATG GTTTTCAGGGTGCATCAAGAgtctacaaaatttaaacaacctttaaaagtattttcgaCTGCTGTCCTTGCCACAATTCCACTAGCAACTCCAATTTTCTGCTCTAACCAAGAGGAAAACATGCCAAATAATTCAGGACTAGAAGAATTAAAg TTACctgaagaaaatgaattaagcCTGAGGAAAATGCTGAAGCACAGCTCGTACAACACGGTGGACTCGGCCCTCCAGATTTTGCTGCTCACGTCGGCTGCCATTTCAGAAGCCAGCCAGAAATACAG ggaGTGTGTTGGAAACGAAGTGATCGTCTTGAACCAAGAGCTGGAGGTGAGGAGTCTGGAGCTGAACGACCTGTCGATTGCGCTCAGGGTGGAGGCCAAGGAGGCCGACTCGCGGCTGCAGGACCTCGTCCTTTTGATGCAGTTCGTCGAGAAGCTGgtcgacgccgccgccgaggtTTCCTTCCTCACCGGCGCCGAGCAGCACAGCTTCGCCCTCTCCAACGCGGCCCACGAGGCCAAAAGACAG ATTGCAGAGGAATTGGAGAAGAATAAGGAAGCGGAGACGGAGCTGCGAGGGCTGCAGGCCAAAGTGATTCGCAAGACTGAAACCGAAGAGACAAAAGAGACAGAAATTACCATCCCGGATCCGATTGACAAGCAAGGACAACATATTATGCACAACAATTtctaa
- the ACOX1 gene encoding probable peroxisomal acyl-coenzyme A oxidase 1: MFGRLAGKQVPNKEYAVVPGKVNPDLQNERKKCTFDTLELTHFLDGGVEKYKDRKERENFFLSDPELMDDVPPELMSHEDQYRNGLKKACYLFKKLKELRENGGTIDNYRQLLGGSLGSAILKDGNPLALHYVMFIPTLMGQGTPDQCAYWIEKAWDCRVIGTYAQTELGHGTFIRGLETTATYNPKTQQFFLNSPTLTSYKWWPGGLGQTANYAVVVAQLYTKGECHGIHPFIVQLRDEKTHRPMPGVIVGEIGPKLGMNATNNGFLAFKQVPIPRNQMLMKNAQVLPDGTYVKSPSNKLTYGTMMFVRVVIVQDMASYLAKAVTIAVRYSAVRRQSEMVPGQSEPQIMDYLTQMYKLFPYIATVYALKFSAQWLWNMYNDVTAKIDAGDLELLPELHSIACCLKAVSTADTATAIETCRLSCGGHGYMACSNLPTTYGNVTAASTYEGENTVMLLQTARALMKAYAKAQAGEQLSPTVEYLNRNRKFRPWSNTVDSVVEGFKQIAAGKVAACALSLQRGVESGLSSEETWNRASVQLVDAAEAHCRAFITDRHLDMVRNGMNELSPALREVMAQLCDLYCVFWALKRTGDFLQFCGIRGEDVQKLQDYQNELLVQIRPNAVGLVDSFDLRDEIISSALGSYDGQVYERLLQSAMLSPLNAKPVHDSYGASLSALLRAKY; the protein is encoded by the exons ATGTTCGGCCGACTTGCGGGAAAGCAGGTGCCAAATAAGGAGTACGCCGTCGTCCCGGGAAAGGTCAACCCGGACCTGCAGaacgagaggaaaaaatgcacCTTCGACACCCTCGAACTGACCCACTTCCTCGACGGTGGCGTCGAAAAGTACAAGGACAGGAAGGAGAGAG aaaatttcttCCTGAGCGACCCTGAGCTGATGGACGACGTGCCGCCGGAACTGATGAGCCACGAGGACCAGTACCGCAACGGCCTGAAGAAGGCGTGCTACCTGTTCAAGAAGCTCAAGGAGCTGCGCGAGAACGGCGGCACCATCGACAACTACAG GCAGCTGTTGGGCGGTTCGCTCGGCTCGGCCATCTTGAAGGACGGAAACCCGCTGGCCCTGCACTACGTCATGTTCATCCCGACCCTGATGGGCCAGGGCACCCCTGACCAGTGCGCCTACTGGATCGAAAAGGCCTGGGACTGCCGGGTAATCGGCACCTACGCACAG ACTGAATTGGGTCACGGGACCTTCATCAGGGGTCTGGAGACGACGGCGACGTACAACCCGAAGACGCAGCAGTTTTTCTTGAACAGTCCGACGCTGACCTCGTACAAATGGTGGCCCGGAGGCt TGGGTCAAACGGCGAACTACGCGGTGGTGGTGGCGCAGCTGTACACCAAGGGCGAGTGCCACGGCATCCACCCCTTCATCGTGCAGCTGCGCGACGAGAAGACGCACCGGCCGATGCCGGGCGTCATTGTCGGAGAAATCGGGCCGAAACTCGGAATGAACGCCACCAACAACGGCTTCCTCGCCTTCAAGCAGGTGCCCATCCCCAGGAACCAGATGCTCATGAAGAATGCCCAAGTCCTGCCG gacGGCACGTATGTGAAGTCTCCGAGCAACAAGCTGACGTACGGCACGATGATGTTCGTGCGCGTGGTGATCGTGCAGGACATGGCCTCCTACCTGGCCAAGGCGGTCACCATCGCCGTCCGCTACAGCGCCGTCCGCAGACAGTCCGAAATGGTGCCAGG GCAGTCCGAGCCGCAGATCATGGACTACCTGACGCAGATGTACAAGCTCTTCCCGTACATCGCCACGGTTTACGCGCTCAAATTCTCGGCGCAGTGGCTGTGGAACATGTACAACGACGTCACGGCCAAGATCGACGCCGGAGACCTCGAACTCCTTCCCGAG CTGCACTCGATCGCGTGCTGCCTGAAGGCGGTGAGCACCGCGGACACGGCGACGGCCATCGAGACGTGCAGACTGTCGTGCGGCGGACACGGCTACATGGCGTGCAGCAACCTGCCAACCACCTACGGAAACGTCACCGCGGCCAGCACCTACGAGGGCGAGAACACGGTCATGCTGCTGCAGACGGCCAGGGCGCTCATGAAGGCCTATGCCAAGGCCCAGGCAGGC GAACAACTTTCGCCAACTGTCGAATACCTGAACCGGAATAGGAAGTTCCGGCCGTGGAGCAACACTGTCGACTCCGTCGTTGAGGGATTCAAACAAATCGCAGCCGGAAAG gtTGCGGCGTGCGCCCTGAGTTTGCAGAGGGGCGTGGAGAGCGGTCTGAGCTCCGAGGAGACGTGGAACCGGGCGTCGGTGCAGCTGGTGGACGCGGCGGAGGCGCACTGCCGCGCCTTCATCACCGACCGCCACCTCGACATGGTGCGCAACGGCATGAATGAGCTCAGCCCCGCCCTCAGGGAGGTGATGGCGCAGCTGTGCGACCTCTACTGCGTCTTCTGGGCGCTCAAACGCACCGGCGACTTCCTCCAG ttttgcgGCATTCGGGGCGAGGACGTGCAGAAGCTGCAGGACTACCAGAACGAGCTGCTGGTGCAGATTCGTCCGAACGCCGTCGGCCTGGTGGACAGTTTCGATTTGCGCGACGAGATCATCAGCTCTGCCCTCGGCAGCTACGACGGCCAGGTGTACGAGCGGCTGCTGCAGTCCGCCATGCTGAGTCCGCTCAACGCCAAGCCGGTGCACGACTCGTACGGCGCCAGCCTCAGCGCCCTCCTCAGGGCAAAGTATTGA
- the LOC135945483 gene encoding uncharacterized protein LOC135945483 isoform X2, translating into MSSDSSLIDSKILGYPSTEEINEFNKEGLTKWRDSSKCSTYLLLDSGVINKIQWDKATPDEKLKLWKNFVRSIFFVGKGQDSNSHVDKAKKAFGKGGKVGKGEDTAGNQILQIWSKGNGVIVLEASESITSEEAGRRKTVIGETLKTLKGLLSSSNKNDGGAVEEVVLDENLRFVRCLLFQAMKKFLDPTSTNNPIFAPKPADGHPPSPTAAGSSKEIKQTPPKEKDDSTEDLALSIKNMNVNEESKRSDVESKSDEKSDVCISQSDDEFKSSLSQDDGYASCATSVSPNSAVEVISGQGRSEASEANCRDVEETRQSDTHGDNKTPKRNGPKKQENESEQNNCLSPAPAVGNISARIEETTPGKSDGDQSIAGDENDDDDTNSPEEPSADHTSTRPRTRKARNDFIEERIKDIKGAMENLADENAILSSEPLTKEFLNYPGGNSKDCYTYLLLDPRVINEIKWEDATPGKKWSTFIRSIFYVGKGQNLRPYDHLQDAYKLLTTAKYVESRIKNAGKKIQRILQIWSEGEGVIIFKAFQLMISAEAHTREAVIINTLGLPSLCNKNHGTYYNEKVRDLDRDRKSSFGKYLLLQAMKEYNHSDKIKIFPVNMG; encoded by the exons CTCGGGGgtgatcaataaaattcagtgGGACAAAGCGACCCCCGATGAAAAGTTGAAACTGTGGAAAAATTTTGTTCgaagcattttttttgtgGGAAAAGGCCAGGATTCAAATTCTCACGTCGATAAAGCCAAAAAAGCTTTTGGAAAAGGGGGAAAGGTTGGCAAAGGGGAAGACACAGCCGGAAaccaaattttgcaaatctgGTCGAAAGGCAATGGTGTCATAGTCCTTGAGGCCTCCGAATCGATCACATCTGAAGAAGCAGGCCGCAGGAAGACCGTCATTGGGGAGACCCTAAAAACCCTAAAAG GGTTGTTGAGTTCTAGCAACAAGAACGATGGAGGAGCGGTGGAAGAAGTGGTActagatgaaaatttaagatttgtGAGATGTCTGCTGTTCcaagcaatgaaaaaattccttGACCCCACTTCCACTAACAATCCGATCTTCGCACCTAA gcCAGCAGACGGCCACCCGCCTTCACCCACAGCGGCTGGCAGTTCCAAGGAAATAAAGCAGACCCCGCCTAAAG aaaaagacGATTCAACCGAAGATCTGGCTTTA tCTATCAAGAATATGAACGTGAATGAAGAGTCCAAAAGGTCTGACGTTGAATCGAAGAGCGATGAAAAGTCAGACGTTTGCATCTCCCAATCAGATGACGAGTTTAAAAGCTCTTTGTCCCAGGATGATGGATATGCAAGCTGCGCCACTAGCGTTTCACCTAACAG tGCGGTGGAAGTGATTTCCGGACAAGGACGGAGCGAGGCCTCTGAAG caaattGTAGAGATGTGGAGGAGACACGCCAGAGCGACACCCACGGTGATAACAAAACACCCAAAAGAAATGGTccaaaaaagcaggaaaacgAATCTGAGCAGAATAATTGTTTGAGTCCCGCGCCCGCTGTCGGTAATATTAGCGCCAGAATTGAGGAGACAACCCCTGGAAAATCAGATGGAGATCAAAGTATTGCAGGGGACGagaatgatgatgatgacacCAACAg tcCAGAAGAGCCATCTGCAGACCATACTAGTACTAGACCGAGAACTAGGAAAGctagaaatgattttattgagGAGCGGATTAAAGATATCAAAGGTGCTATGGAGAATCTTGCTGACGAGAACGCCATCTTAAGCTCCGAGCCTTTAACGAAAGAATTTCTGAACTACCCAG GAGGCAATAGCAAGGACTGCTACACCTATTTGTTGCTCGACCCAAGGGTGATCAATGAAATTAAGTGGGAAGACGCGACCCCAGGGAAAAAGTGGAGTACATTTATTAGAAGCATCTTTTATGTGGGAAAAGGCCAGAATTTGAGGCCTTACGATCACCTCCAAGATGCCTACAAACTTCTGACGACTGCTAAATATGTGGAAAGTCGGATCAAGAACGCCGGGAAAAAGATCCAACGCATTTTGCAAATCTGGTCGGAAGGCGAAGGCGTCATAATCTTCAAGGCCTTCCAATTGATGATATCTGCAGAGGCACACACGAGGGAGGCCGTTATTATCAATACCCTAG GGTTGCCGAGTTTGTGCAACAAAAATCACGGCACGTATTACAATGAAAAGGTGAGAGATTTGGATCGAGATCGGAAATCAAGCTTTGGGAAATATCTGCTGTTACAAGCAATGAAAGAATACAATCACTCAGACAAGATTAAGATCTTCCCGGTTAACATGGGTTAa
- the LOC135945483 gene encoding uncharacterized protein LOC135945483 isoform X1: MSSDSSLIDSKILGYPSTEEINEFNKEGLTKWRDSSKCSTYLLLDSGVINKIQWDKATPDEKLKLWKNFVRSIFFVGKGQDSNSHVDKAKKAFGKGGKVGKGEDTAGNQILQIWSKGNGVIVLEASESITSEEAGRRKTVIGETLKTLKGLLSSSNKNDGGAVEEVVLDENLRFVRCLLFQAMKKFLDPTSTNNPIFAPKPADGHPPSPTAAGSSKEIKQTPPKEKDDSTEDLALSIKNMNVNEESKRSDVESKSDEKSDVCISQSDDEFKSSLSQDDGYASCATSVSPNSAVEVISGQGRSEASEANCRDVEETRQSDTHGDNKTPKRNGPKKQENESEQNNCLSPAPAVGNISARIEETTPGKSDGDQSIAGDENDDDDTNSPEEPSADHTSTRPRTRKARNDFIEERIKDIKGAMENLADENAILSSEPLTKEFLNYPGDVENPQNEKLENSMNIEFDKKPTFGMQWIGGNSKDCYTYLLLDPRVINEIKWEDATPGKKWSTFIRSIFYVGKGQNLRPYDHLQDAYKLLTTAKYVESRIKNAGKKIQRILQIWSEGEGVIIFKAFQLMISAEAHTREAVIINTLGLPSLCNKNHGTYYNEKVRDLDRDRKSSFGKYLLLQAMKEYNHSDKIKIFPVNMG; this comes from the exons CTCGGGGgtgatcaataaaattcagtgGGACAAAGCGACCCCCGATGAAAAGTTGAAACTGTGGAAAAATTTTGTTCgaagcattttttttgtgGGAAAAGGCCAGGATTCAAATTCTCACGTCGATAAAGCCAAAAAAGCTTTTGGAAAAGGGGGAAAGGTTGGCAAAGGGGAAGACACAGCCGGAAaccaaattttgcaaatctgGTCGAAAGGCAATGGTGTCATAGTCCTTGAGGCCTCCGAATCGATCACATCTGAAGAAGCAGGCCGCAGGAAGACCGTCATTGGGGAGACCCTAAAAACCCTAAAAG GGTTGTTGAGTTCTAGCAACAAGAACGATGGAGGAGCGGTGGAAGAAGTGGTActagatgaaaatttaagatttgtGAGATGTCTGCTGTTCcaagcaatgaaaaaattccttGACCCCACTTCCACTAACAATCCGATCTTCGCACCTAA gcCAGCAGACGGCCACCCGCCTTCACCCACAGCGGCTGGCAGTTCCAAGGAAATAAAGCAGACCCCGCCTAAAG aaaaagacGATTCAACCGAAGATCTGGCTTTA tCTATCAAGAATATGAACGTGAATGAAGAGTCCAAAAGGTCTGACGTTGAATCGAAGAGCGATGAAAAGTCAGACGTTTGCATCTCCCAATCAGATGACGAGTTTAAAAGCTCTTTGTCCCAGGATGATGGATATGCAAGCTGCGCCACTAGCGTTTCACCTAACAG tGCGGTGGAAGTGATTTCCGGACAAGGACGGAGCGAGGCCTCTGAAG caaattGTAGAGATGTGGAGGAGACACGCCAGAGCGACACCCACGGTGATAACAAAACACCCAAAAGAAATGGTccaaaaaagcaggaaaacgAATCTGAGCAGAATAATTGTTTGAGTCCCGCGCCCGCTGTCGGTAATATTAGCGCCAGAATTGAGGAGACAACCCCTGGAAAATCAGATGGAGATCAAAGTATTGCAGGGGACGagaatgatgatgatgacacCAACAg tcCAGAAGAGCCATCTGCAGACCATACTAGTACTAGACCGAGAACTAGGAAAGctagaaatgattttattgagGAGCGGATTAAAGATATCAAAGGTGCTATGGAGAATCTTGCTGACGAGAACGCCATCTTAAGCTCCGAGCCTTTAACGAAAGAATTTCTGAACTACCCAGGTGACGTGGAAAACccacaaaatgaaaagctgGAAAACAGCATGAATATCGAGTTCGATAAAAAGCCAACTTTTGGTATGCAATGGATAGGAGGCAATAGCAAGGACTGCTACACCTATTTGTTGCTCGACCCAAGGGTGATCAATGAAATTAAGTGGGAAGACGCGACCCCAGGGAAAAAGTGGAGTACATTTATTAGAAGCATCTTTTATGTGGGAAAAGGCCAGAATTTGAGGCCTTACGATCACCTCCAAGATGCCTACAAACTTCTGACGACTGCTAAATATGTGGAAAGTCGGATCAAGAACGCCGGGAAAAAGATCCAACGCATTTTGCAAATCTGGTCGGAAGGCGAAGGCGTCATAATCTTCAAGGCCTTCCAATTGATGATATCTGCAGAGGCACACACGAGGGAGGCCGTTATTATCAATACCCTAG GGTTGCCGAGTTTGTGCAACAAAAATCACGGCACGTATTACAATGAAAAGGTGAGAGATTTGGATCGAGATCGGAAATCAAGCTTTGGGAAATATCTGCTGTTACAAGCAATGAAAGAATACAATCACTCAGACAAGATTAAGATCTTCCCGGTTAACATGGGTTAa